In one window of Chiloscyllium punctatum isolate Juve2018m chromosome 11, sChiPun1.3, whole genome shotgun sequence DNA:
- the c11h1orf198 gene encoding uncharacterized protein C1orf198 homolog isoform X3, giving the protein MLPGLLCFFSSTPFNSFLCIVSVGNTQLAFLSYTTVGFKSCSRLNIKIEADAPVPRVCQGVGHAVFQSQMEFNFASIAASEQGVSVQSEQRQPVKTSQGNHQLKTPQGGLPTKPLQNGKTPSIDGLAQVRKEESSSFWKLSNERSRLEGEQSDYQYVTPSQIKSMEKGEKPLASYLRQESLSKDKDENKAEKPRVKKQERIINTNVSSVFIDLDRPRTNQPSVSVCDDISTHGHTEKSPDKKTVSKESVDEERDDSCASDAPLFSQINTSSSILKTGFDFLDNW; this is encoded by the exons atgctgcctggcctgctgtgttttttcagcagcaCACCTTTCAACTCTTTTCTTTGCATTGTGTCAGTTGGTAACACTCAGTTGGCATTCTTGAGTTACACGACTGTAGGATTTAAGTCCTGTTCCAGACTGAATATCAAAATCGAGGCTGATGCTCCAGTACCAAGGGTGTGCCAGGGTGTTGGACATGCCGTCTTTCAG AGTCAGATGGAATTCAATTTTGCCTCCATTGCTGCTTCTGAACAAGGGGTTTCTGTCCAAAGTGAACAACGGCAACCTGTCAAGACGTCCCAAGGAAATCACCAACTTAAAACACCCCAAGGAGGGCTGCCAACCAAACCACTGCAAAATGGAAAGACACCAAGCATAGATGGTCTTGCACAAGTCAGAAAAGAAGAGTCGTCCTCCTTCTGGAAACTGAGTAATGAAAGATCCAGGCTGGAGGGCGAACAGTCTGATTATCAGTATGTAACCCCAAGTCAGATTAAGTCAATGGAGAAAGGGGAAAAGCCACTTGCTTCCTACTTAAGACAAGAATCATTATCTAAGGATAAAGATGAAAATAAAGCTGAGAAACCTAGGGTGAAGAAGCAGGAACGAATAATCAACACCAACGTCTCATCAGTGTTTATTGACTTGGATAGGCCACGGACAAACCAGCCTTCAGTCAGTGTATGTGATGATATTTCCACTCATGGCCATACTGAGAAATCTCCAGATAAAAAGACTGTTTCAAAGGAATCTGTAGATGAAGAGCGAGATGACTCCTGTGCGTCTGATGCACCATTGTTCTCACAG ATTAATACAAGTAGTTCTATTCTGAAGACTGGATTTGATTTCCTGGATAACTGGTAA